The following proteins are encoded in a genomic region of Papaver somniferum cultivar HN1 unplaced genomic scaffold, ASM357369v1 unplaced-scaffold_10, whole genome shotgun sequence:
- the LOC113326510 gene encoding ethylene-responsive transcription factor ERF017-like: MIRNDTVDDPSSLPSLGNGNGSEQSKYKGVRKRKWGKWVAEIRLPNSRERIWLGSHDTPEKAARAFDAALFCLRGQGAKFNFPDNPPNIQGASSFSRAQIQEAAAKYANEEDQQQHNEEEDVNRLEASNSNSNNGTTDWEFLDLLSASRGAGNPSSTANNESDFGVYSGVNDFPGEFLPLTPQQEVGGGDYGDENDGGVFHHHSNLWNF, encoded by the coding sequence ATGATTCGGAACGATACAGTTGATGATCCATCATCGTTACCCAGTCTTGGAAATGGTAACGGTAGTGAACAGTCTAAATATAAGGGTGTAAGAAAGCGTAAATGGGGTAAATGGGTAGCTGAAATTCGATTACCAAACAgtcgagaacgaatttggttagGTTCTCATGATACACCAGAGAAAGCAGCTAGAGCTTTCGATGCTGCACTCTTTTGTTTACGTGGTCAAGGAGCTAAGTTTAATTTCCCCGATAATCCTCCGAATATTCAAGGTGCTAGCTCGTTTTCTCGAGCTCAAATTCAAGAAGCTGCTGCTAAGTACGCAAATGAAGAAGACCAACAGCaacacaatgaagaagaagacgtAAACCGGTTAGAAGCTTCTAACAGTAATAGTAACAATGGTACTACGGATTGGGAATTCTTAGACTTGTTATCGGCTTCCAGGGGAGCGGGAAATCCGTCGAGTACGGCTAATAATGAGTCGGATTTTGGTGTTTATTCCGGTGTTAATGATTTTCCTGGAGAGTTTTTGCCATTAACACCACAACAAGAAGTGGGTGGTGGTGATTATGGAGATGAAAATGATGGTGGGGTTTTTCATCACCACTCAAATCTTTGGAACTTCTAA